GTGAGCCACGAGCCCTTACGCTTGACCACGTTGGCGTCGATGGCCATATCGACGATGGACATGGTGAGGGGGATGCCCTTGCCGTAGATCAGCGAGCAGTGGGCGCTGCGGAACGGCGGCGCCTGCTTGTTCTTGACCACCTTGATGTAGAGTTCGTGGCCGATCACGTCGTCGCCCTTGGAGATCTGCTTGCCGCGGCGCACTTCGATGCGTACCGAAGTGTAGAACTTGAGGGCGCGGCCGCCCGTCGTCGTCTCCGTAGGGCCTTTGGAGTAGCCCGTGGGGATCGTGGCGCGCAGCTGGTTGATGAACACGACGACGCAGTTGCTGCGGGCGATCGAGGCGGTGAGCCGGCGCAGTCCGTAGGACATCAGGCGCGCCTGCAGGCCCACCTGGCTCTCGCCGATCGTGCCGTCGATCTCCGCCTGCGGCGTCAGCGCCGCCACCGAGTCGACGACGACGATATCCACGGCGCCGCTGCGCACGAGCGTCTCGAGGATGAAAAGCGCCTGTTCGCCGCTGTCAGGCTGCGACAGGTAGAGCGATTCGATCTGCACGCCCAGCGCCGCCGCGAGGCGCGGGTCGAGCGCGTGTTCGGCGTCGATGAAGGCCGCTACGCCGCCGGCCTTCTGCGCTTCGGCGATGGCGTGCAGCGCCAGCGTGGTCTTGCCGCTGCCCTCCGGTCCGAAGATCTCGACGATGCGGCCGCGGGGAAGGCCGCCGATGCCGAGCGCCACGTCCAGCGGCAGGATGCCCGTGGGGATCACTTCCACGTTCGCCGTGTTGCGCTCGCCGAGGCGCATGATCGAACCGTCGCCGAACTTGCTGCGGATGTCGTCGAGCGCCTGCTCGAGAATGTCCTCGCGCGTCAGTTTTTTGCCCTTTTTTGTTTCAGCCAAGGGAAACTCCTCCAGTCTCTGTGGTTTTGTCGAAATCTATGCTCCGTCCGCCGCCGTTCCCAAACGGCAGACCGTCAACGGTTCGTAGCGCGGCCCCGCGGACGTCAGGCGGCTGCGCATGAAGATCGCGCGATCGGCCGTCCAACCGCGCCCGGCAAGCTTCCATGGACGCAGAGCGTCCAGCGCCGCCGGGTCGAACCTGCGCGAAGCGTCCATACGGGCCAGCGTCAGATGGGGCGAAAACTTTCTGCCGTCGGGCGGCAGCCCGGCTTCGCGGCAGGCGCCTTCGATCAGAGCGTTCAGCCGTTCGAGCGTTGCCGTGTCGCCGCCCAGCCCGGCCCAAAGCACGCGCGGCGGCCGGCCGAAGGTGCCCGTTTCCCGCAAAGTCAGCGTCGGCGGTGCGGCCCGACGTTCCGACAGCAGATCTTTCACGCACTCGCCAAGAGCCCGTGCCGCGGCTTGCGGAATTTCGCCGCAGAAACGCAGCGTCACGTGCAGACCGGCCTCCGCCGCCCAGCGGACGCCCGAAACTGCGGCGCGATTTGCGGCGATCCAGGCAGCGATCTCTTTTTTCAGCTCGGGCGCGAGCGGCAGGCAAAAGAAGCAGCGCACGCGCTCCATCACTCCGCCTCCGTCAGCGCCTCGATCAGCATCGAGAGGGCGTGAACCGCCGTCTGCGCGCGCACCGCGGCGCGGCCGCCGGCGAAATGGCGCACGTGGGCTTCGACTCCGCCGGGGCCATACAGGCCGAACCACACGGTGCCGATGGGCTTTTCCGCGCTGCCGCCGTCGGGGCCGGCCACTCCGGTCACGGACACGGTCCAGTCGGCGCCGAGCGCTTTCGCCGCGCCCCGCGCCATGAAACGCGCGCACTCGCCGCTCACCGCCCCGGCCGTGCTCAGGATCTCCTCCGGCACGCCCAGCAGCTTCGTTTTCACCGCGTTGGCGTAACTGACGACGCCACCGAGAAAGTACTCGCTGCTGCCCGGCACCGCTGTGATCGCGCCGGCGATCAGGCCGCCCGTGCAGGATTCCGCCGTGCCGACGGTGACGCGCCGCGCCAGCGCCAGTTCTTTGAGTTTCAGCGCCAGCGCCGCGATGTTTTCTTCCTGCGTCATGACGGACCTCCTTCGAAAATCGCCGCGTTTCCTAAAAAGGCCACCAGCCCTCGATGAAAACCTTTCTCAAGCCCCGCAGTACCAGATTGGCCAAAAGGCCGCCGGCCACGTCGTCGAGCATGATTCCCAAACCGCCGGGAGCCTTCTCGCAGGCGTTGACCGGCCACGGCTTGAGGATGTCGAAGAAGCGGAACAGCAGGAAGCTGGGGATGAGAAAATTCACCGCGCCGCCGCCCTGCCCAACCACGGCCGCATGCCCGATCGTGGCGATCAGCTGGCCGACCACCTCGTCGATGATCACTTCGCCGGGGTCGGCTCGGCCGCAGGCCTTTTCATATGCCCCTGCCGCCCAGACGCCTAATGCTGCCAGCGCGGCGATCGCCGCCAGACGGACCGGCTCGGGCAGAAACACCGCCAACACGCAGGCCGCGACGCTTCCCGCCGTGCCCGGCGCTTTCTTGACGATTTTCCCCAACCCGCCGACGGTGGCGATCAGCCCCGCCGGCGTCACCACAGGATCGTTATTCATGGATCGCCACTCCCGACAAATCATATTCCGACGAAGCGGTGATCTTCACCGCGATCACGTCGCCCGGCCGGGCGCGCTCCGCTCCCGTCACCGTGACGACGCCGTCGATCTCGGGCGCGTCGCGGAAGGAGCGGCCGACGCGCTCGCCCGTCTCCTCGTCGACCTCGTCGATCAGCACGTTCAGCTCATGCCCGACGAAATGCGCCTGCCGCGTCAGCGAGACCTGCTGCTGCAGTTCCATCAGTTCGTTGTAGCGCGCCGTCTTCTCCGCCTCGGGGATCTGGTCGGGAAACGCCGCCGCCGGCGTGCCGTCCTCGGGCGAATAGACGAACGCGCCAAGGCGGTCGAAGCCGATCTCCTCGACGAAGTCGAGCAGCTTGTCGAACTGCGCCCGCGTCTCGCCGGGGAATCCCACCATCAGCGTGGTGCGGAAGGCGAAATCGGGATCGATCTCGCGCCCGCGCCGGAACAGCTCGCGGATGTGGCGCTCCACCGGCGGGCGGTTCATGCGCCGCAGCACGCCGTCGTCGACGTGCTGGATGGGGATGTCGAGCCACGGCAAAATCACGGGGCTGGCGGCGACGCGTTCGAGAAAGGCCGTGTCGACCAGAGAGGGATGCAGATAGAACAGACGCAGCCAGACGCCGCGCGGCAGCTCCTTCTCCAGCTCGTCGAGCAGGAACGGCAGCGAGGGACGGCCGAACAGGTCGGCGCCGTAGATGCTCAGCTCCTGGCCGACGAGGCACAGCTCCTTCGCGCCTTCATCGACGAGGCGGCGCGCTTCGCCGACGATCTGCGCTACCGGCACGCTGCGCAGGCGGCCGCGGATGCCGGGGATGGCGCAGTAGGAACAATGGCTGTTGCAGCCTTCGCTGATTTTCAGATAGCGCGTCCAGGGCGTGCCCGACAGATCGGCGCGCAGGCAGCCGGACGCCGCCGCGGCCGGAACGTCGCGCCCCATCTCGCGGAGCAGCGCGCCCCAGTCCTCGGACTTCGCCCAGAAGTCGACCGTCGGGAACTCGGCCTTGAGTTCGTCGCCGTAACGGTTCAGCATGCAGCCGACGACGGCGATCCGGCTGACGACGCCCTCTTTTTTCAGCCGTTCCAGATCGAGGATGACCTGAATGCCCTCTTCCACGGCCGCCTGCAGAAAGCCGCAGGTGTTGACGAGCGCGACGTCGGCTTCCTCGGCGCGGCTGACGAGGCGGAATCCCGCCGCCTCGAGAACGCCGCCGAGGTGTTCGCTGTCGACGGCGTTCTTCGGGCAGCCGAGGCTGACGATGTAGAGGTTCTTCACAGGGTTATCTTCTCACTTTCAGGCTCGAGCCGTCGGGACGGTATTCGAGGCGCTGCACGCCGCCGCCGGGAGAACTGAAATCCGTCCCGTTCGTGGAGACCTGCACGTTCTGTCCGGCGCCGAAACGGACGGACAGCGTCCTGTCCAGCGGGAAGGTCTGTTCAAAACCTTCGCGCACCGTGGTCACAAGCAGGTCTTTGTCTCCCTCTCTGACGCGCAGCCAGCAGTCGCCGCTGGCGCGGATCGTCAGCGCGGCCTTGGCGGCGGCTTCGCCCGTTTTCTCCGGCATGACGGCCGGTTTCTCCGCAGGGACGAGGGGAGGCTCGGCGTCCGGCTCCGCGCCGGCGTTTTCTGCCTGTCGGCGAGCCTGCATTTCGCGTTGCACCGCCGCTTCTTCGGCTTTCCGCATTTCGTCGTGGCGCGCCTGTTCCGCTTCGCGGCTCTTCATCTCGTCATAGGCCTGTTCCCGCTGCAGCTTGGAAACTTCGCCGCGGAGGCGGTCCCAGTTGAACCACAGTCCGCCAAGCGCTCCTACGATGAGCAGAACCAACAGAATCACGCCGTTGCGGCGCGTCGAGCTGTGCCGGAAGCCGCGGGCCGGCAGCCCCATGTTCGCGGCGCCGGCCCGCACCGAGGAAGGCGGCATCATGGAATGCCGTCTCCCCGCGCTTTCTGACCGGTCGGCGGATTCCGACGCGCCCTGGGCCGGCCCGAAAGTGTCGATCGTCAACTGCTGGCGGTATTCGTTCCACAGCTCGGGAGCGCCGAGCAGCGTCGTGCAGGTGCGCACGAAACCGCGGGCGTACACCAGCGCTTTGAAGCGGGCGAAATTCCCCGCCTCGATGTCCTCGAGAAAGTTCTTCCGGATGCAGGTCGCCGCCGAGATGTCGTCGAGCGTCAGATTTTTGCTTTCGCGCAGGCGCTGCAGCTCGGCTCCCAGTTCCTGAAGCGAACGGGGTTCATCCTTCCTGCGCTCGCTCGTAGGGGTGTTCGCGTCTTTCATCGTGGTTCCTCCTTAAAAATACATGAAACACCGCTCGCGCACGCGGGCGCTTCCGCTATTCTCCATCCGCCAACGCACGCATTTTCGCGACGGTCGCCGCCGGGTCGGGCGTGCCGAAAACGGCGCTGCCCATCACGGCCACGTCGACGCCGCAGCGGCGCACCTGCGCGACGTTGGGCGCGCCGACGCCGCCGTCCATCTCGATCAGGAACTTCAGGCCGCGGGCTTCGCGCAGCTGACACAGCGTCACGGCCTTCTCCGTCACCTCGGGGATGAAGGACTGGCCGCCGAAACCGGGATCGACCGACATCAGCAGCACCACGTCGGCGATGTTCAGCACGGGCTTGATCAGTTCCACGGGCGTGGCGGGATTGAGCGCCACGCCGGAACGGACGCCGGCGGCGCGGATCTTCGAAAGGGCTCGGTGCAGGTGGCGGCACGCTTCCTGATGAACGACAAGGTAATCGGGGCGGGATTCGAGGAACATGTCGAGAAAATCCTCGCCGGGCTCGACCATCAGGTGAACGTCGATGACGGCGTCGGGATAGCGGCGGCGCAGCGCCTTGACGATCGCCGGACCGTAGGAGAGGTTGGGGACGAAATGACCGTCCATGACGTCCACGTGCAGCCAGTCGAAATCGCCTTTCAACGCGTCGACGGAGGCGCCGACCGCCAGAGGATCGGCGGAAAGGATCGAGGGCGCGATCAGAAACGGTTTCAATTGTAACGATCCTGCCATACGAAATTGCCTCCCAGATAGATGGTGACGACGGCTTCGCCCACGTAGGGGGCGTTGATCTTGATGTACTCGCCGGCCTTGGCCTTGCGGTTCACGAGCGTGTGCTCGCCTTCTTTGTCGATCAGCTCGATGACCAGCGTCTGATTGCTCACGGGCGGCGCCTGATAACGGATCGAAGCGACTTTTTTCTTCGTTTCGGCAGGCGGCTGCTTCTTGTCGTCCGGCGACGTCTGCGCGGCGCCGTCGCCCTGCCGGTTCTGAACGGCTGCCGTGTCTGGATCGATGCCGGGCTCTACGACGATCACTTTCGCGCCGCCGCCGCTCTTTTCACCGCCGTCCTGCTGCGGCGCCAGTTTGCGGTCCCAGCTGGCGACGCGCAGATGAACGTCGGCGCCGCGGGCCACGCGCTGGCCGGCAGCGGGATTCATGGAGACGACCATGCCCTGCGGCGAGCTGTTGCTGTAAACGTACTCCACGCGGGGACGCAGCGAGCTTTCGCGCGCCAGAGCCTCGGCCGTCTTCTCGTCGCGCTGGACGAGATCGGGAACGATCACCATGCCGGAAGCGGCGGCCGGCCCGAGGCTGATCAGCAGGCCGACTTCGCGGCTCTGGGAAATGGAGACGGGCGCCGCGGGATTTTGGGCGATGACGACGCCGGCGGGACGCTCGTGATTGATCTTCTGCACTTCGCCGAGGACGAAACCCGCCTCTTCGAGACGCGCCACGGCCTGTTTCTCCGTCAGACCGCGCAGATCGGGCAGCGGGAGCTTTTCGGAACCGCGGCTGACTTTGAGGATCGCCACTTTGTCGGCGCGGAGCTTGACGCCCATCTCCGGCCACTGGCCGATGACGGTGCCGCGGGGAAGCGCCGAGTCCTCTTCCTCGACGCGGGCTTTGATGCCCATGCGCTCCAGCGTCTGTACGGCCTCGATGACCGAACTGCCTTTCAGCAGCGGGATCGAACGGGCGGGATTGGAGAAGAAGACTTTATAACTGATAAAGGCCGCGCTGCCGATGATGCACAGCAGCACCACCAACAATGCCGCTCGAAAGGTTCTGCCCATGATGTTTGCCTCCGATAGAAAAAATTTATTTCGAGAACGCGGCGAGATAAAAGCCGTCGGTCCAAGGATTTTCCGGCGTCAGCACGCGGCCTCTCCCGCGATCGATCCCCCCGAAATCCGCGGAAAGGGGGCGTTCGGAGATTTCCGGGAAGGCGCGCAGCGCTTTCTCCACCACTTCTTCATTTTCCGCAGCGAGAAGGCTACACGTGGAATATACCACTTTACCGCCCTTTTTGACCAGCGAAAAAGCGCGGCACAGCAACCGATATTGGAGCTCCGCCAGTTCCGTCAGACTTTCCGGCGAGAGCCGCCATTTGCCTTCGGGGTGGCGGCGCCAGGTGCCGCTGCCGGAACAGGGCGCGTCGACGAGGATCGCGTCGGGGGCGGCCAGCGGCTCCAGCTCGAGGGCGCTTCCCGTCCGCATGACGACGCGGCCGCTCAGTTTCAGGCGTTCCATCTCGCGGACGCCGGCGGCGACGCGGCCTTTGGAGAGATCCCAGCCTTCGACGGCGATGTCGGGGCGGAGCTGGGCGATCTGGCCGGTCTTGACGCCGCGGCCGGCGCACATGTCGAGCAGGCGCGTTCCCTCGAAATCGGCGGCTTCCGTGCCGACGAGGATCGAGGACTCGCTTTGAGGGGTGAACCAGCCTTCTCCGTACCCCGGCAGCGCGCTGGGCAGCGCGGTGTCCGCCAGACGCAGCCCCTCGGGCAGCGGCGATTCCGCCACGATCTGTCCCGCTTCTTCAAGCCGTTGGGGCAGATCCCGCGGCGCACCCGGCGACAGACGCAGCGACAGCGAGCTGCCGCCGGCGTTCTGTTCGACGAGCCGGCGCCCTTCGTCCGCGCCGTAGTCGCGGCGCCAGCGTTCGCCCACCCAGAGCGGCACGCCGCTGAGCAGGCACAGCGAATCCAGACGGCCGTCGTTCCGCAGGCGCGCCAGCTCCGCCGGGCCTTCCTCCAGCACGCGGCGCAGCACGGCGTTCACCACGCGGGCGCCGCGCGGATCGCGCGCCTTCGTCCACTCGATCAGCGACGAGATCAGCACGGCGGGCGCGAACTTTTCCAGCTCCGTCAGCCCGGCCGCGCCCGTCAAGACCGCCGCCCGCACCGGCTTGGAAAACTTTTCCGGACGCGGCAGCAGGAATCTTTCGCGCAGATGTTCCCACAGCGAAAGCCGTCGCACGAGCGCATACGCCAGCGACGCCGCCAACGTGCGGTCCGGCGGCGAAACGCGGTCGCCCAGCGCCCGCAGCGACTCGCTGACGATGCCGCCTTTGCTCACTTGGCGCCAAAGGTACATGGCCGCTTCCACTCCGCGCATGGGCGCCGACGTCCTTTCCGCCGCTGGGGGCTTAATCTTCGACAATTTCGGCCTCGATGACATTTTCCGCCGCTGTGGACACCTCCACGCCGCGTTCGACGCTGCTGAAACGTCCGCCCAGCGCCGTTGCCGTGAGCACGCGGAACGCGGCGCCCTGCACCTGCAGCCCCGTCACGTCGCTGCCGCTCAGCGCGATCCCCTGCGCAAATGGAGCGACGTAAGGGGCGACGAACCACGACAGGACGACAGCCGCGACCACGCTGACCGCGTTCGCGCTCCCCGCGGCCGCCAGCAGAACGACCAGGGACAGGGCCGACAGCCCCATGGCGATGACGCGGAACAGCGGGCTTTCCGGAAGGATCCGCAGCGATTTCTCGCCGTTTTTCAGACGCGCCAGCGCCTGTACCGAAGCCTCGTAGACGGCGTTTTCGTCGTCGATGCCGTCGATGAAAAATCCCGCCGCCGAAGCGCTGCCGGTCAGTCCCGGCCAGCCGTTCCGGCGGAGCACGTTACAGGCTGCGTGGCAGAGCGTCAGATTGGCGCGTACGCGGGCGTCGAACAACATGTCCCAGATCTGCCGCGGCGCTTTCGTCAGCCCGCGCGCCGACGCGCCGGCAAGAAAGATCCCGCCGCAGAACACGATCATCATCAAAAAAAGCGGCATCAGCAGGATCCAGCCTCCGGAAAACAGAAACAGGAACAACAACATCAGCCATAAGGGATTAAATCTCATCGTCATCCTCCCGAAGGCAGACAGTCAAAAAACGGGTGGCCTCCCCTTTCTCGGGACCACCCGATTTTTCGACCATCGTCAGTCGCGGCTGCGCGAGTTGCGAAGCGCCAGGAGACGCACGAGCTGGAGCGCTGCCATCAGTGTGGCCGACACATACGTCATGGCCGCGGCGTTGAGGACTTTGCGCGCGCCGCCGACTTCGTCCCGAGTCATCATGCCGTTCGTGGAAAGCACCTTGAGCGCCCGGTTGGAGGCGTCGAATTCCACGGGCAGCGTGATCAGATGAAACGCCAGCACGCCGACGAACAGCAGGATGCCGATGTTCATCAGCATGTTCGAAGCGCTCAGCAGACCGATGAAGAACAACGGCATGGCCGCGCTCGACGACAGCGACAGCAGCGGCACCACGGCGTTGCGGATCTGCAGCGGCGCGTAGCCCGTGGCGTGCTGCACGGCGTGCCCCACTTCGTGAGCGGCGACGCCGATCGCGGCGATGGACGTGCTGTCGTAAACGGGCTCCGAAAGGGACAGGCTGCGGTCGCGCGGATCGTAGTGGTCGGTCAGCTGTCCGCCCACCTGCCGGATGGGCACGCCCGACAGACCGTAGCTGTCGAGAATCTGCCGCGCCGCTTCGCGGGCCGTCAGGCCGCTGCGCGAATGGACCCGCGAGTAAGTGGCGAAGGCGTTTTTCACGCGCGCCTGCGCCCACATCGCCAACAGGATCGCGGGAAACAGAATGATCATGGTCCAGTCAAGACCCAGCATAGGCATCATTTTCAAAGACCTCCCGTGTTTTAGGTTAGCCCTATTGAATCATGAACAGACGATTTGGTCAATATTGGTAAAAACTACGATTTTACCGCCTGTCTACTTGTAGAATTTCGCGATCGCGTCGGCCACCCGCTGCTGCTCCTCCATGGTCAGCCCGGGGAAAACCGGCAGCGCCAGACACTCTTCGGCGAGCTTTTCGCTCTCGGGATAATCGCCCCGTGTGCCGCCGAGGAATGCGAAGCACTTCTGCAGATGCAGCGGCAGCGGGTAATAAACTCTCGAAGCGATCCCTTCGGCGCCGAGGAAGTCCATCAGCTCGTCGCGCTTTCGGGCGCGGACCACGTACTGATGATAGGTGTGGTAGTTGCCGGGAAGTTCGTAAGGCGCCGTCATGAATTCGCCCAGTTCTCGCTCGGCGAACAGCATCCGGTAGCGGTCGGCGATGCGGCGGCGCTCCTCGAGGCACTCGTCGAGATGGCGCAGGTGCACGCGCAGGATCGCGGCCTGCAGCGCGTCGAGACGGCTGTTGAGCCCCACTTCGTCGTGGAAGTAGGTGGTCCCGGCGCCGTGTACGCGCAGACGGCTCAAACGTTCCGCCCGGGCGTCGTCGTTCGTGGTCACCATGCCGCCGTCGCCGTAAGCGCCGAGGTTCTTGGTGGGGAAAAACGAAAAGGCGCCCAGATCCCCCAGCCGCCGCAGCGGACGATTTTGCCGTCCGCCTTGCGCCACGTGCCAAAAGCCTGGGCGCAGTCTTCGACGATATGGATGCCGCGGCGTTTCAGCTCGGGCGCGATCTTCTCCATCTCCACCATCTGGCCGAACAGGTGCACGGGCATGAAAACCTTCGTGCGCGGCGTGATCTTTTCCAGCACCTTGGCGGGATCGAGGTTGTAGCTTTTCGGGTCGATGTCGGCAAAAACCGGCATAGCGCCGAGGCGCGTGATCGCGCTCACCGTCGCGAAGAACGTGAACGGCGTGGTGATCACCTCGTCGCCGGGCCCCACGTCGAGCGCCATCAGATCGAGCAGCAGCGCGTCGGAACCGGAAGCGCAGCCGACGGCGTGTTTGACTTCGAGATAATTGGCCGCCTCCGTCTCGAAGCTTTTCACTTCGGGGCCGAGCACGAAATATTGGTTCTCCACCACGCCGCGGATCGCTTCGTCGATTTCTTCCTTGATCTGCGCGTAATGCCTCTTCAAATCGAGCGTCGGAAGGGTTCTCTTTTCCATGGATGCATCTCCTCTGAGCTGGGACGGCGGCGTGAAAGGAGGCCGCCTGGATTATTCGTTCAAAAACGGGCCTTATCGATAAAATATTATCCCTCGGCGGCTCCGTTTTCTCTCAGGTCAGTTTATTGTATCACGAGCCGCAGCATCGTGACACAGAGAGTGAAGAAACTGGTACAATACGTAGCAGGAAGTTCTTTCTATAATTCAGACAAAGGAGCCTTTTCCCATGAGATTGATCGTCACGTTTCTTTCCGTCGGCACACTGATCGCTTACGGTTACGCGCTGGCCGGCCTGGGCGGCTATCTGATCGGCAAAGGGCACCTGAGCTACATCGTCTGGGGACTGCTGCTCGGCACGCTCAGCGCCGTCGCCGCGCTCTTCCTGTGGCGCAAACACGCCCGCGAATTCTACGTCGACGACTGATCCGGCGGGCAGGGCATGATTTCATGAAAAAAGCCGATGATCAAGCGATCACCGGCTTTTTTATCTTTGAAGATTTTGTGTTCCGCAGGCGGATTACTCCACCGCGATCTCGGCGCTGGATTCCCAGAGGCCGTGGATGTTGCAGTAGGAAACGGCGATGAGCGTGCCGCTCTCCTTGAGTTTGACGTGCAGGCATCCCTGAGGCGCCGTGGCGTTGTCGCCGTGGACGTCGAAGGTCAGCTCGCCGAGTTCGACCGCGAACTTGCTGGACGCGCCCTTGAAGTAGAGCTTGATCCAGGCGATGTAATGCTCCATCGTGTTGGGATGGGCGATCTCCTTGCCCACCGAAAGCATCACGTGGGCCGTCTCCCCCGCCTTGACGGACGCCGGCGCTTCGATCACGGGAACGTGCTTTTCGCCTTTCCAGTCGCCGCTTTGAATCAATTCACCAATTTTCATCGTATTACCCCCATGGATAGATTTGGTTCTTGTACTCCGACCAATTATATCATGTATCTCCCGGAAGGGCAAAAATTATCGCCCGCTCCGCTCAAAGAACGTATAAAATCCCCCGCGCCTCCGGCAGATGTCGTTCGCCCGACTCCCTTCGCCGCAGAAAAGCGAGCGTCAGGCGTGCAGCGCCCTGATCTGTTCCCACAGTTCCCGTTCGCGGGAAGAGACGTTCTGCGGCACGCTGATCCCGATCACGGCGTAAAGGTCGCCGCGCAGGCTGCCGCCGCGCATGGGCAGTCCCTTGCCGTGCAGCCGCAGGCGGGTTCCCGACTGGGAGCCGGCGGGAACTTTCACTTTCAGCGCGCCTTCGGGAGACGGCACGCTTACGGTCCCGCCGAGCACGGCGTCCCACGGCGCCACGGTCACGGCGGTGACGAGGTCGTAGCCGCTGATCTCGAAGCGGCTGTCCGTCTCGATGTGAACGACGACGTAGAGATCGCCGTTCTCGCCTCCGCCCCGGCCGGGCGCGCCCTGGCCGCGCAGTTTCAGGCGCGAGCCTTCGCGGATGCCGCGGGGCAGGTTCACCTCGATGGTACGGGGCCCCGCTGCGCCGCTGAGGGTCATGTTCCGTTTCAGCGGCGCGGCCATCACGTCGGCCAGCGAAAGCGTGATCCGCACTTCGCTGTCTTCGCCGCGGGCCGCGCGGCCGCGGCCGCCGAAGAGGTCGCTGGCGCTGAAGCCCCGCGCGGGGCCACCCATGTTGCCGAAGATGGTCTGGAAGAACTCGCTGAAGCCGCCGCCGTCGCCGAACTCCATGTGCACGCCGCCGCCGGGGAATCCGCCGAAGCCCTGGAAACCGCCGCCCTGTCCGCCGAACTGCTGCGCGGCTTCCCAGTTGGGGCCGAGGGCGTCGTACTTCTGGCGCTTTTCCGGATCGTGCAGCACTTCGTACGCTTCGTTCACGTCCTTGTACTTCCGCTCCGCGCCGGGGGTCTTGTTCACGTCGGGATGGTACTTCTTCGCCAGCTTGCGGTACGCGCTCTTTATTTCCTGTTCCGTGGCGGTCTTGGACACGCCGAGAATTTCGTAATAGTCTTTGTAGGCTACGCTCATAGCCGGACACCTCCACTGGTCAGAGCGATTCTTTTATCGTCTAACCAAAGCTGACCATATTATATATTACTGGATTTCCTTTGTCCAGAGGAGGAAAACGAGACGTCGCGGAGCGAAACGGAAAGTTTTGGACAGAGCGCGCCGCTTGAGGTAAAATGAGAATGGAAAAATAAAGCGCCTCGCGGAGGAATGAGCATGGAGTTTTGGAAGATCAACGGCAACGGCAACGATTTCATCACGCTCGACATGCTGGCCGCGCAGAAATCGTCGGCCGAGCTGGCGAAACTGGCGCGACGCCTCTGCCGCCGCCGCGCCTCCATCGGCGCCGACGGGCTGCTGATCGTGGAGCCGTCCGCGAACGCGCATTTCCGCATGAGGCTGTTCAACGCCGACGGATCGGAGGCCGAAATGTGCGGCAACGGCGCGCGCTGTATCGCGCGCTTCGCCTGCGAGCGCGGCGTCGCGCCGGCCGAAATGACGTTCGAGACGCTGGCGGGCGTGATGCGCGCGCGCGTCGAGGGCAGCTTCGCCGAGATCGACCTGGGCGAGCAGTCGTTCGCGCCGGGCTGGATCGACCGGCCGCTGACGATGGACGGTGCGACGTTCCGCAGCTGTTTTCTGTGGGTGGGCGTGCCCCATCTCGTGCTGTTCGCATCGGAGGAGCTGAGCCGCGAGGACTGCCGGCGTATCGGCCGCGCGTTTCGTGCGGACGCGTCGCTGTTCCCGCAGGGCTGCAACGTGAACTTCGCGCGCCCCGTCGGACGCGGCGAGCTGACGGCCGTCACCT
This sequence is a window from Pyramidobacter sp. YE332. Protein-coding genes within it:
- the recA gene encoding recombinase RecA; protein product: MAETKKGKKLTREDILEQALDDIRSKFGDGSIMRLGERNTANVEVIPTGILPLDVALGIGGLPRGRIVEIFGPEGSGKTTLALHAIAEAQKAGGVAAFIDAEHALDPRLAAALGVQIESLYLSQPDSGEQALFILETLVRSGAVDIVVVDSVAALTPQAEIDGTIGESQVGLQARLMSYGLRRLTASIARSNCVVVFINQLRATIPTGYSKGPTETTTGGRALKFYTSVRIEVRRGKQISKGDDVIGHELYIKVVKNKQAPPFRSAHCSLIYGKGIPLTMSIVDMAIDANVVKRKGSWLTYKGETLAQGKDRLAEFLDKNPEMLAEIRKTVLDQAAEGLGFYTAPEKSDDEDSVDSGHGVDIDEEVIDLDISDESMQAEAEKESKK
- the thpR gene encoding RNA 2',3'-cyclic phosphodiesterase, whose translation is MERVRCFFCLPLAPELKKEIAAWIAANRAAVSGVRWAAEAGLHVTLRFCGEIPQAAARALGECVKDLLSERRAAPPTLTLRETGTFGRPPRVLWAGLGGDTATLERLNALIEGACREAGLPPDGRKFSPHLTLARMDASRRFDPAALDALRPWKLAGRGWTADRAIFMRSRLTSAGPRYEPLTVCRLGTAADGA
- a CDS encoding nicotinamide-nucleotide amidohydrolase family protein, coding for MTQEENIAALALKLKELALARRVTVGTAESCTGGLIAGAITAVPGSSEYFLGGVVSYANAVKTKLLGVPEEILSTAGAVSGECARFMARGAAKALGADWTVSVTGVAGPDGGSAEKPIGTVWFGLYGPGGVEAHVRHFAGGRAAVRAQTAVHALSMLIEALTEAE
- a CDS encoding phosphatidylglycerophosphatase A, whose product is MNNDPVVTPAGLIATVGGLGKIVKKAPGTAGSVAACVLAVFLPEPVRLAAIAALAALGVWAAGAYEKACGRADPGEVIIDEVVGQLIATIGHAAVVGQGGGAVNFLIPSFLLFRFFDILKPWPVNACEKAPGGLGIMLDDVAGGLLANLVLRGLRKVFIEGWWPF
- the rimO gene encoding 30S ribosomal protein S12 methylthiotransferase RimO codes for the protein MKNLYIVSLGCPKNAVDSEHLGGVLEAAGFRLVSRAEEADVALVNTCGFLQAAVEEGIQVILDLERLKKEGVVSRIAVVGCMLNRYGDELKAEFPTVDFWAKSEDWGALLREMGRDVPAAAASGCLRADLSGTPWTRYLKISEGCNSHCSYCAIPGIRGRLRSVPVAQIVGEARRLVDEGAKELCLVGQELSIYGADLFGRPSLPFLLDELEKELPRGVWLRLFYLHPSLVDTAFLERVAASPVILPWLDIPIQHVDDGVLRRMNRPPVERHIRELFRRGREIDPDFAFRTTLMVGFPGETRAQFDKLLDFVEEIGFDRLGAFVYSPEDGTPAAAFPDQIPEAEKTARYNELMELQQQVSLTRQAHFVGHELNVLIDEVDEETGERVGRSFRDAPEIDGVVTVTGAERARPGDVIAVKITASSEYDLSGVAIHE
- a CDS encoding RodZ domain-containing protein; the protein is MKDANTPTSERRKDEPRSLQELGAELQRLRESKNLTLDDISAATCIRKNFLEDIEAGNFARFKALVYARGFVRTCTTLLGAPELWNEYRQQLTIDTFGPAQGASESADRSESAGRRHSMMPPSSVRAGAANMGLPARGFRHSSTRRNGVILLVLLIVGALGGLWFNWDRLRGEVSKLQREQAYDEMKSREAEQARHDEMRKAEEAAVQREMQARRQAENAGAEPDAEPPLVPAEKPAVMPEKTGEAAAKAALTIRASGDCWLRVREGDKDLLVTTVREGFEQTFPLDRTLSVRFGAGQNVQVSTNGTDFSSPGGGVQRLEYRPDGSSLKVRR
- the rpe gene encoding ribulose-phosphate 3-epimerase, which codes for MAGSLQLKPFLIAPSILSADPLAVGASVDALKGDFDWLHVDVMDGHFVPNLSYGPAIVKALRRRYPDAVIDVHLMVEPGEDFLDMFLESRPDYLVVHQEACRHLHRALSKIRAAGVRSGVALNPATPVELIKPVLNIADVVLLMSVDPGFGGQSFIPEVTEKAVTLCQLREARGLKFLIEMDGGVGAPNVAQVRRCGVDVAVMGSAVFGTPDPAATVAKMRALADGE